The Penicillium psychrofluorescens genome assembly, chromosome: 2 nucleotide sequence ATTCGAACAACAGGGCCTTTACGAAAAATTACTTAAAGGTCCACGGGAGAGGGTAGGCGAAATTGAGACTAACCATATTTCTGATGTAGCTCTTTCAGATGCCAGGTATATTGACCCTTGAGGTATAGGTCATAGTACCACTCATACAAGTGCGTTATCCTGGCCAGGAATGGTCCAGGAATATGTGCAAGTGGGTGGAAAAAGCATCGATAAATCACAAAGGTGATAATGAATATCGAGTAGAGTAGCACAATGTAGGGTGCGAGCGCGATACACTTATCAAGCATGATGAAGGTGCAATTCTTTGCTCTTTGAAAAGGTTGACTGACCAAAAAGTTGAAATGGGCAGCCGCAGCTTTATAACTTCACCACTGATGGCCCCGCAGGTGTGGCTTTATACATAACTACTCCATGTGACTAGCTAGGAGGTTATCTGAACGATAGTGGGCTACAAGAAGGTCGAAGTATATTCCACCGGCCACGTTATTCAGGCCCCCCGAACTAGCGCGTATGACCTTAGGTTAGGTGAAACGATGCGACATCGTAATTACTCCTAAGGGCATAATTCAAAGCTTCAATCCTTGACGAATTCACGATTTGGCCCCTAGGCCGAACGGGCCATATCTTATTGATTACGAATAAATCATGGACACCATTCTACCAACACGGTAAACCGGCATGATATGAGTACAGAGTAAATCTTTTTGAGCGCCTTTAGCCACCTCAGTGACACTATAATAATGTAAGTCCACAATCTTGCTTGAGACACAAGTTCCATGTCCGCTAGATCTCGACAAAAACATCTACAAAGAAAGCGGGCCCCTGCTTACCCTTTGCTCAACCCTCGACCCACGCAGGTTTGCCAAGGCTGAGGGGCCTTGTTCTGGATAATTTCTTGACAAATTGTCCTAATTAAGTAGCCAGTGAGATCCATACCCGGCTCTAAATGTCAGGCCCTCATCGCTGGCTGGTGCCTCGTTTTGGACAATTCCCTGGCGACTTGTCCTAATTAAGTAACCTGTGAGTTGTGAGAGCCTTACATTTGGAGGCGGGTCATCCTGATGAGGGTCGACCCAATTGGACCGCTGCATCGAAAGAGGCAAGACCTAAGACAAACAGTTGATGGTCGATTTCGACTCTCTCAGAGAAGCGATTCGCAGTGTGGAAAGGCCACGCTTTCAGATTTAAAGACCACGCATAACCATGGGTCTTTCCATCGTCGCATAGAGTTACGCCGTGTATAGATAGAGAGAATTTCCTTTTTAATTTCAGATGTATCGCACTCGATGATGCGGCATGGAATAATCATTCCCTAATTCGCGGGACATGACtaattttctttttccgttAGATCACTTAATTTACTAGTCGCGCAAATGCTGTCCGGTGGCAATCATCAATCAGCCTTGGGGGGATCCATGATCAGAGTGAGCAGTCCATTCAGTGTGCGCGTGAGACACGAGTCAGACACAGATAGTCCAGTCACCGCGTCACCCGATCGGACTGTCCGTGCCTGCCGAGTGTGGATCGCCATTCATATTTTCGGGAGGCAGCGGGTGTGTTGAAGTGGTCGATCCATCATCCGTCTCCGTGTGTTAGTTAGGGCTATCCATAGTTAGTGTGTTGAGTGTCCGGAATGTGcgctcgccctcgaccaATGCTGGACAGTAACCCCCACGAAAGGTCAGCAGGGATGAGCAGTAAAAGCGCCCCTCGAGGATGCGACAGGAGTCGTATATTGGATGTACAAGCATGTCCAGTACTTCTGGGAGAGCAAAGGGGCCCGTGCTGTAATAGTACGGTCACCCAACGCTTGGGCTCGCCCGCAGACCGGGAAATGCTGGTATATAATACCGGTAACCAAACACGACCACTtgctcatcgccgccagacacttccacctcttcctcactcCCAGAATAATAGACGAGACCATAATGAAATCCACTCCCTCGATCCCTTTCCCTGCCGCCTCCCTTTTTTCCGCttcccccttcccttctcccccttccatcttcatcctcccccccatctcatccatcacccGTCCATCCACACTATGCTCCTCGCCTCACCAGATTCCTCCTTGATTTTTCTCGACAACGCGGTCTGAGAACCCCCAGAGCTGAAAAACAAATTCGGGCGGAAAAGACACACATCACCACACCCGGACGGGATCCCATTGCCTCGAAGCAACACCACCCCCTTCgtctctccctccaccccctttctttctgttcgATTCACCTACACCAAAAAAAGTCCATACTCCATCATGCCTGCCGCCGGCACCACCGCGTCAACCACTAACGGTCGGTCGGGCCGGGGCGCCGGGTCGAAGAATTCCCCCAAGGGCAAGCTGGTCGTGGTGCTCAAGATCACACCCGATTCCCTTCGCGCCCTCCTCAACCCTAAGAGTGAAAACAACACCCCGGACATCAAGGGCTCCTCGCCGGCCTCATCCTCAGCGGCCGACCTCCCTGCCGCCCGCCCTTCCTCTGCCGACAATGGCTCTGACGCCGATGCGACCTCAACACCGGCCACGGGGGCGAATGCAGAGGGCGACACGCCTCGCCGGAAGGGCGTTCCGGGTCCCAAGCCGGGCAACAAACGCACGAACGGGCAGACCGAGCCGAGCGCGCGGTCAAGAGGGCGGCCGggcccgaagaagaagcctcGACTGTAAGCTTGTCTGAAATAGAAAACACAATGATATCATGCTAACGCTCGTCACAGGGAGGAAGGAGGCGAgccttctggctctggccGGGCGGGTGCTCCGTCACGACTGGGCCCCAAGGCCAACACCGGCGCGATCAATGCCCATCTGCGCTCGCTGGACCGCACTGGTGCGCCATGTCGTCGCTGGGAGCGCAAGCCCTTGCAGCTGCGCAGCTTTACGGGCATCCTCTGGCAACTGCCGTCGTGGCGCAGCTACAAGTCCTCCAAGCTTTCTGAAGACCCGGAGGGCCAGGTGGCCGCGCTGGAGTCGGGCGACAGCGACACTAAGCCCACGCTCGCCGTACCGGGCCAGGAGATGAATGGTAGCAGTGCGGTGCCGAGTGAAAAGAGCCATTCCGGGGATGTCACGCCCGCTCCGTCAAACCCCGTTGAGGCTTCGTCGCCGGCCATTGCCATGGCGGCGTGACGTGATTGGGTTTCTGCGATGATTTGCTGCTGTATactattttttttcttttgggtaCTCATGATGATTTTGGGGTCGGCGTTTATGTGTTCTGGGTGGGTGCAAGGAGGGATTATCATGGCACACACCTCCTGGTCGAGATGAAATGTCGCTTTGTATTTGTGTATCATAGCTATGTCGGGAACTGCATTGCTCATTCTTTTTTCCACTCTCATTATTCTATCTTTCATCTATACTCGTACTACTTGACTTCATCTCTACTACTCTGTATGCTACTATGTATACTACTCTGTACTAGAAAGGGAGGGGGCCTCGTGACGCCCTTCCCCGCAACATCGGCAGTCCCGGCTGGGTTGGTCTTCGTCTGACGGACTTACATAGTATAAGTAACTAGTCCACAGCCACTTCATTCTTCTGTGAACTATAACACCCGGTCAGACAGTGGCCAGTAGGGCACACCGCCTGCGAACCAGAAGCGACCACCTTAGTTACCTACACCTGAAATAATAAGATTGATTTTAATCGTGACAACCCACTGACTGCTGTCCCCGGAATCCGCCgtgctgcttctttcttgctttGTTGCTGGCCGAAAGCAGCGGGTGACCGACCCGCTCGTCACGCAACCTCAACGCAACAACCCCTCCAatccaacaccaccaccaccaccgctcTCACCTCGCCTCACTTCTTAAACAGCCAGTGAGTCAGCCTCTCGGTATCGATCTGGCGGGCGGTGACCCGGACTGGCACCATGGACGCTCCTCCCCcccagctggtggagctcgaggaggagCTTCAACCACCTCATACCCGGGCCccagcatctcctccacccaacGTCGCTCCTCCTACGCCTCCGTCGTCTCAGGCACAGccctctcccctccaacCTCTGgctctctcgctcatctcctcaacgcctcctcctccgccgccgcctcgaACCCGGTTTCCTCCTACCCACCGCCCTTCCCAATGCCCGACGGTCGTTTCGCCCGGCCCTGGTCCGGCGTCGACACGGACATGCACCTGAACACAGCCTGGCGACCAACGGCATCCCCGGATTCCCTACCGGCATACTCCCGCAAATATGCCAGCTACCTGCGACAAACAGACTTCTCCCACGGCCTCGGTAGCATGGCCACCGACAATCCCTCATTCTTCACCCCGTCCTACCTCCGCAACTCCCGTTACATGTCTCGCCTCGACGCCGCCCATCGCGCCAAGCTCGCTGCCCTTCAGCGCGAGACTgcctcgacctcctcgaaTCCTCCCCTCTCCGCCTCGTCTAGCCATGTTCATTTGCCTCGCATGGTCCCGTCCCATCGGGGCATGGCCTATGAGATCATCGAGAAGGAACCCGCAGCCACGACGGATCAGACCATGCCCCTGCCGACGCAGTGGAGCAGCTCAGACAAGTACCCCGGTCTGGAGATTTCGAATAATGGACTCGATGTGCGATACACCGGTCCTGTGAACAAACATGATCATGAAGCGGCAGCGTTGCGAGCTGATCATCCCATGCCGCCACAATGTGGGATATATTATTTTGAGGTTAAGATCGAATCTAAACCGAAGGAGGGGTATGTGAACGGCGTTTGCCCTATGTTGACGATATATTGACACAATATCGCAGGATGATCGGGATTGGGTTCTCAAGCACCAAGGCATCGGTCGAGAGACTCCCCGGCTGGGAGCAGGAATCCTGGGCATACCACGGTGATGATGGCAAGTCATTCTTCGGCGAgagccaaggccaaggaagGCCGTATGGGCCGACCTTTGGGGTCGGGGACACGGTAGGATGTGGTGTGAATTTTTCCACGGGGTCTGCCTTCTTCACGAAGAACGGCGTTTTTCTTGGTATGTACTGATGGATGGAATACTGGATCTCATTAACTCTTTCAGGGAACGTGTTTCACGAGCTGCGCAACGTCAAGCTTTTTCCGTCGGTGGGAATGAAAAAGCAGCCGCCAGTACATCTGAGGGCGAACTTTGGACAGGAGCCGTTCGTTTTTGATATCGACGGCTTGGTCAGGGTGTGTCACTCTCCCGAAAATTGACAAAGTCAAAACTGACCGTAAATAGCAAGAGAAAGCTTCCATTCACTCGGAGATCAGCGCTACCAGCACAGCGAGTCTCCAGCCGCCACTCGATGAATCTGCATTACTACAGGAGCTGGTCGCTCAGTTTCTGGCTCATGATGGCTACGTGGAGACATCTCGCGCGTTCGCTGAAGAGGTGGCTACCGAAACGGCAGCTCTGCATAATGGACGGGACGAACCCTTGAAAAAATATGAGGTAGAGGAGGATAGGGAAGCCATCAACCGCAATAGTAAGCAATCCCCCGATCATTCTGGGTATGTTCTGACTCTCCAGAAATCCGCTCCGCCATCCTAGACGGCGACATCGACAAAGCCCTCAAACACACCAAGGCGTACTACGCCAACGTCCTCGAAGACTACCCACACATCCACTTCAAACTCCGCTGTCGTAAATTCCTCGAGATGATGCGCCGCTCCAACgagctcgccgccgccacggccgcaGTAGCCGCGTCATCCTCGAAACGACACCGCGCAGCCACCGGCCACGATATATCCGACGAACACGCCGTCTTCGACCAGGAAATGGAACTCGACGATGCCAGCGACGGCTGGGATGCTGCAGACGGGATGGATACAGAAGAGCAAGAACCCGAGACAGCAACACAGTTCAACGAGCTCCTCACCGAGGCAGTGCAATACGGCCAGCAACTGCACATGGACTACCCGTCTGACGAGAACGGCGGCGACAAGAAGATGCTAGATGATATTTTCTCGCTGGTTGCATACGCGGATCCGAAGCGCTCGGTGCATGGGCATTATCTCGATCCGGCCGGGAGGGTCGCTGTTGCTGAGGAGTTGAACTCGGCTATACTCGGTATGTcaacctttttttttttcttggaTTCGGTACTGATTTTTGATGTAGTGAGTCTGGGCAAAtcctcagcagcagcgctAGAGCGCCTCTACCAGCAAACGGAGGTTCTCGTCAATGAAATCAGCGAAGACGGCGGCGCTGGGGCGTTCATCAATGTTCGGAATGACTTTTTGCTTTGATTCGTTCGGCGCTGATACTGGCATCTGATACCTGGTGCTTGGGTTCTCTCATGCTTCATTCGGAGAAAGCAGAGGGTCGGGTTTTTtatttccttctttcttcatccctctctcttttcttctcttttctttaGCCAGAATGTTCGATATTATCTATAttactcttctttctcctcttttgTCTATCTCTCGATCGAGGCATTTTTCCATTATGTGCTGTGTTCAGTGATCTGCTTGTTATACTCATCCTGTTTGCTTTAACCTTTCccttccttgcccttgaaATATGTCCCAATCGATGGATGTGTGTTTACCATATGATCGTTGCTGATTACACCAAAGATTGCGCTCTTGGGCTCCGGATGCTTGTCTTGTTGTCTGTGTGGCTGTGCCTTGTAGACAGACAGACGAATGGCGGGTTTAAATAAGAGAATTTGACTCTACTCTTTACAATCTGTTGTTTTAGGTCAAAGTAGAAACTATGTAGGTCTGAAGCTATGCAAGATAAAACCTATAAACGAGAGTTCTGGATTGGGACTTGAGTACCTTTTATACTAATATTATTAAGGTATATATAATAGTTAACGTTAGTTATCCGTGCACGCCTTCGTAGCCCAGTAAACATAAAGAGCAATGTATGCAGTCAGTTGTCCGCCTTACATATTGAAAATCTTGTATTTTCAATTATAGCATATGCATGTCCACTTTACGAGCTGGTCGCCCGAGAGCCATTTCAAACTATGGGGACCTCAACCAAGGATCTGATAGCAACTCTTTCGCCGAAGCTCGTTCTTCTGGTCGCCACCGAAGCATTTTGCGCATGAAATGGAGGAAAttttcttgctcttctccttgtAAGTTGCTTTCACGGTCCTCCAAAGACGTAAAAGGAACTTTAGTGAGGCCCTTCCATTTTCCTGTTTTCTACTGATTAGAAACACAAATCgaaacaaagaagacaagacaaaGTGGGGACTTTACCGCTGTTATCGAAAAATCTTTTCGCATGTTCACTTTTCTCAAGCATCTCgtgcggcggtggccccAGGCATGCAATCATTTCAGCAAGGTGATGGCTCTCTGAGTCTTGTTTATTTGAATCTTGGGCATAAAAAAGATGACCTTGCTCGAATAGGTCCCAGGCCTGCGTACGGAGTTATGAATAAAAGAAGGACAGATAGATCCAGAGCATTGAGTGAACATACCACTACTGCAAGATTCCAAATGTCAATCTTTTCATCCCAGGGCATGCGAAGTAGCACCTCCGGAGCCCTATACATGAATGGCTGTACATCATCGCAATATGTACCTGAATCTGACCTAAAGCGAGCCTCGCCGAAGTCTGACAGTATGGGACGGCCATGTTTCTTCGGTATTCCCAGCTTTCGAGAACAATAGATTGCCCGATCCCCGACCACTTTGTGTGGGATTGGGTTGGATATCTCAGCCTCCTCAAAATCGACGAGAATTGATTCATCTTCAACATTAAGCatgatgttcttttcttgtaTGTCTGTTATACATTAGCGTAGAATATGTCGAAAAGAATCGATGGCGCCAAACCAGTATGGATCACGTTGGCCTCGCTATGCAAGAAATCCAAGGCAAGGAGAATATGGATCAAAGTGGGTTTAAGTAGGTACTCTGGGAAAACTTTTTTGGGGGCCCGATTTCGAAGCTCAAACAGGCTCATGCTCAAGGGCGGGTGAATGAGACACTGATGAAAGTGGGAGCCACTGATTGAGCTGAGTTGGAACTTATCCAATACGGTACGCACGAGAGTGGCACCTGTGTGTCTTGATTTGAGGCTTTTGAGGTGATTGTAGACCTGAATTTCTCGTTCTGCATGAGCGGAATCGCGTTCGTATAGTTTCAATGTGACGTAAATATGTTCCCTTGTACCAATTAGTTCTCACTATTCCGTACGATTCTCAATGAAGTAGGGAGCAGGGACGTACTGTAGATCTCTGCAAAGCCATACTGTTGAATACCCACCATAGCCTAGTTTTCCAACCACTTGATACTTTGAATGAAAGACATCGCCGATTTTAACGGGAAAGAAGTTGTCTTGAGAGTACCATGTCAGtttttcctcctccagcttgtcgaTTGAGGAGAGAAGGGGGCCGGGTGAAAACTCTCGGGCTGGCTCTGGGGGCCGCCGGAAAAAGGGCACTCTAAAAAGACGTGATAAACGTTGCATCACAACTGAGCTCCAGCAGGAGAGATGCAGTACAAGGTAGATGAAGTTTGGCAAGGGCTGGGTCAAAATACGACTCCACAGTGAACTgacagaccgacgggagaactagGGGATTTCGGCGACCACTGGACCGAATGCTGCGACCGAATAGAACAATGAAGCAATCGAATGGCTTATTGTGATCGAATAAATGAGTGTGTTGTACGTGGTAGAACTCTAGACTACAGGAATCCTGCCCTCCAATCATTACGGTGCCGTGTCTGTAAGGCCCACCTTGTCACGTGGGCGCTGGGCGCCGGCCCGGCTGCAATAGGTACTATAGCAATTTAAGCTACGTACAATAATAAAGGCAAGAATGCTGATGATGCCCTGGAAGTAGGGGCATGTTCGGCTGCTTGACTTCATATGGACTTAGCCACATTAATTTCtatccttccttttcttgtAACCTATCTtggaggggaaagaaagaatagTCTAGTTCTAAATTACAAACCCAATCTACTATGATCATGTGCAACAAAAACTTAGCTCGGATATTCAACGCCATGTAATAACCCCCGCTGTAAACAAGGAAATCATGCCGAGAATTTGCCTGTACATCCCTCTCCTCATGAGTGTAACAAGCCTCCCCCGCTTAGTAGACCAAATGGAAAGATATATATAACCCCAGTCCATCTCTCAatcttcccttcttctccgaaTCACAATCAATACACTATCACAGTACTAGTTAAGCCCTCCTCAACACATACTTCCAATCATGGCCCCCTCAACAACGACGACCACAACAATCTCCAATCAAGACACACCCAcagacaaaagcaaaagcagcagcaCGGAAGAATCAAAACTAAGCCCTCTCGAAAAAGCCGAACTGTCCCTCGCAGACAAATACAGCTCTCCAGACGTGTACATCAACGGCGAAAAAGACACCTGCTGGCACCCATGGATGGACAATCTGGAACTCAAGCCCCTGCGCTTTGAAACACGCTCAGGTGCATTTGTCGTCGTGCTCCGCAGCTCGGAGGATACTTGGCTCGGTAAACATCGGCATCGCGGGACTGTGACGGCTGTTACAGTCAGTGGAGAGTGGAATTATAAGGAGTATGTTTTCTCCCTACTCAACTACCTACCTTTAAATACTTATTTACCGTGGTTTTGATAGATACGACTGGGTCGCCAAACCAGGCGACTACGTCGTCGAAAACCCCGGTACCATCCATACGCTGCACATGGGTAAGGGCGCAGAGGTTGTGTTCACCATATCCGGCAGTCTGGAGTTCTTCAACGATGATGACACCTTGAAGAACACGATGGATATCTTTAGTTATGCGCATTTGTATTATGAGCATTGCAGGAAGCAGGGGTTGAAGCCGAATGATGGGCTTTGGTTCTAGGTGACAGTTGGGAAATGCCGGGAAGAGAGACGTTTGTTTGTGTAAGGGGAAGAGTGATATGCATATATCTTGAGTCTTTGATGTTGGTACCTACTATCAGTTCGGATTGAATTTGCCTTTCGTCTTCTGTTCTGTTCATTCAGATGCTAGTATTTATATGGTGGGAGCCAAACCGTGTCAGATGATGGACATATATAAAGAACCACAATGATGGAAGAAAGTATTTGGACACGAGAACATGGTAGTAATTTTGAATTTATTTTAAAGTTCATCCGAGCGCACGTCCTCTTCCGAATTGGTGTATGTAATGGCCGATGTGGTAAATGGCTTAGCGGGATGCCCTATCCTCGCTTGGGTAACCTTAAGACAGGGGGTCCCCCACTCCGGCTATGAGTCGGTTACCAAAGCGCCCTCGCCATGATTGCCGATTCGCAATATGTATCTCCGCACAGGATAGCCTGCGTATCTGCTTATTTCACCGAGCCCATTTTATGTTGCTTCTATTAGGCTAGCAGAACGGAAGATGCGTACATGGACCGGTAAGCAACTCGGCGTCTTTCACATGCCTTGGTATGAACTGACTAACGACACTAGGGTGGTAAGCGACATCTGGATTATACTGACGAGCTGACTGACGAGCTAACACTTTCCCAGCCTGACGTGTCGCTCACGCAAGGTGAAGTGTGATGAGCGTCGGCCCCGGTGCAATAACTGCGAGAAGTCTCGCGTCCAATGCATTTCCAGTGATCTAGTTTCTTTCAAACAATGGCGGAATCCATCTGTTAGCCATGGTTCCAGGAATGGAGAGCCCCGTGTCTTTCAGCCCGACCATATCTGGGTGGCCATTGAACCGCATTGTATAGAGCCTGATACTTGAAACATAGAGGGTCGCCGCTTACTATTTATAGACGAATTCGTGGATGAGACGAATGACATAATTGCTGAATATCAGAATGGCCTTTCCGAGCAGACCAACAGGGGTTCCAGGGATGATGCCAATAAGATTTCGACGGACGTCGTCTCACCACAAGACCATTTGAGAGATCGCGGCTTTGCACACTCGAGCAATCAAGAACGCCCCGCATCCCCGCATAATAGGCTGGCTTCTCTATCAGACAAATACTCTGTCACCCCTGATGATGCACCAGACATTACCAGCCGCGTGTCTCCTCAGGAATTTCCCCCCGAATATGGGTTATCATCCACAGCTACGCCCACTTCGGCCGGGCCTGTCACCGAGACCGCGAACGAAGGAGCTCACGTCCTTCTCTCGATGAGACACCACCATTTAGAGCCCAGCATTACAGTTTCCAGTGCTTCGCACTGTTTATCCGAGCACTCGTCCGAGCAATGGACCCCGACTACCATAGCCTCGCCCATCGACGTGGGCGTGCTAGCAGCCTCAGACGAGCTCGCCCCTCCGGGACTGCTAACCTCCAAGGTGGAAGCAGACCTGCTCCGCAAATTCAGCACGGAAGTAGGAACATGGATGGACCTCTCTGATCTCTCTGAAACATTCGCAAAGAAAGTCTGCCGCCTCGCGGTGAAAGACCCCCTCCTCAAAGCAGCGAGCATT carries:
- a CDS encoding uncharacterized protein (ID:PFLUO_003521-T1.cds;~source:funannotate), whose protein sequence is MPAAGTTASTTNGRSGRGAGSKNSPKGKLVVVLKITPDSLRALLNPKSENNTPDIKGSSPASSSAADLPAARPSSADNGSDADATSTPATGANAEGDTPRRKGVPGPKPGNKRTNGQTEPSARSRGRPGPKKKPRLEEGGEPSGSGRAGAPSRLGPKANTGAINAHLRSLDRTGAPCRRWERKPLQLRSFTGILWQLPSWRSYKSSKLSEDPEGQVAALESGDSDTKPTLAVPGQEMNGSSAVPSEKSHSGDVTPAPSNPVEASSPAIAMAA
- a CDS encoding uncharacterized protein (ID:PFLUO_003522-T1.cds;~source:funannotate) codes for the protein MPDGRFARPWSGVDTDMHLNTAWRPTASPDSLPAYSRKYASYLRQTDFSHGLGSMATDNPSFFTPSYLRNSRYMSRLDAAHRAKLAALQRETASTSSNPPLSASSSHVHLPRMVPSHRGMAYEIIEKEPAATTDQTMPLPTQWSSSDKYPGLEISNNGLDVRYTGPVNKHDHEAAALRADHPMPPQCGIYYFEVKIESKPKEGMIGIGFSSTKASVERLPGWEQESWAYHGDDGKSFFGESQGQGRPYGPTFGVGDTVGCGVNFSTGSAFFTKNGVFLGNVFHELRNVKLFPSVGMKKQPPVHLRANFGQEPFVFDIDGLVRQEKASIHSEISATSTASLQPPLDESALLQELVAQFLAHDGYVETSRAFAEEVATETAALHNGRDEPLKKYEVEEDREAINRNKIRSAILDGDIDKALKHTKAYYANVLEDYPHIHFKLRCRKFLEMMRRSNELAAATAAVAASSSKRHRAATGHDISDEHAVFDQEMELDDASDGWDAADGMDTEEQEPETATQFNELLTEAVQYGQQLHMDYPSDENGGDKKMLDDIFSLVAYADPKRSVHGHYLDPAGRVAVAEELNSAILVSLGKSSAAALERLYQQTEVLVNEISEDGGAGAFINVRNDFLL
- a CDS encoding uncharacterized protein (ID:PFLUO_003523-T1.cds;~source:funannotate) gives rise to the protein MDNLELKPLRFETRSGAFVVVLRSSEDTWLGKHRHRGTVTAVTVSGEWNYKEYDWVAKPGDYVVENPGTIHTLHMGKGAEVVFTISGSLEFFNDDDTLKNTMDIFSYAHLYYEHCRKQGLKPNDGLWF